From Caretta caretta isolate rCarCar2 chromosome 3, rCarCar1.hap1, whole genome shotgun sequence, a single genomic window includes:
- the SLC30A6 gene encoding zinc transporter 6 isoform X2: protein MMKKPSPAYSFGFERFEVLAVFASTVLAQLGALFILKESTERFLEQPEIHTGRLLVGTFVALFFNLFTMLSIRNKPFAYVSEAASTSWLQEHVADLSRSLCGIIPGLSSIFLPRMNPFVLIDLAGAFALCITYMLIEINNYFAVDTASAIAIALMTFGTMYPMSVYSGKVLLQTTPPHVIGQLDKLIREVSTLDGVLEVRNEHFWTLGFGTLAGSVHVRIRRDANEQMVLAHVTNRLYTLVSTLTVQIFKDDWIRPTLTSGPIANNMLNLSDHHVIPMPPLKATDNLNPVTSTPAKPSSPPPEFSFNTPGKNMNPVILLNTQTRPYGLGLNYGSVPYSSVFNQGLGISGMGATQGFRTGFTHVPSRYGTGTRGQPQP from the exons GTTTGAAAGATTTGAAGTACTAGCAGTATTTGCTTCCACAGTTCTGGCACAACTTGGAGCTCTTTTCATACTCAAAGAGAG TACAGAACGGTTTCTGGAACAACCTGAGATACACAC gGGGCGATTGTTGGTTGGTACTTTCGTGGCTCTCTTTTTCAACTTGTTTACAATGCTTTCCATTCGGAATAAGCCTTTTGCTTATGTGTCTGAAG CTGCTAGTACAAGTTGGCTTCAGGAGCATGTTGCAGATCTTAGCAGAAG TCTATGTGGAATCATTCCAGGGTTGAGCAGCATCTTCCTTCCACGAATGAATCCTTTTGTCTTGATTGATCTTGCTGGTGCTTTTGCGCTTTGCATTACGTATATGTTAATTGAAATTAA CAATTATTTTGCTGTAGATACAGCCTCTGCGATCGCTATTGCTTTGATGACTTTTGGTACCATGTATCCTATGAGTGTCTACAGTGGAAAAGTACTACTTCAG ACAACCCCACCACATGTGATTGGTCAGCTAGATAAACTTATTAGAGAG GTTTCCACTTTGGATGGTGTCTTGGAGGTTAGAAATGAGCATTTCTGGACATTGGGCTTTGGTACTTTG GCTGGATCAGTACATGTACGAATTCGAAGAGATGCTAATGAACAAATGGTACTTGCTCATGTGACTAATCGACTGTATACTCTAGTCTCTACTTTGACtgttcagattttcaaagatgattGGATCAGACCGACCTTAACATCTGGGCCTATTGCAAACAATATGTTGAATCTTTCAGATCATCATGTTATTCCAATGCCACCTTTAAAGGCTACTGATAATTTGAACCCTGTTACATCCACTCCAGCTAAACCTAGCAGCCCACCTCCAGAATTTTCTTTTAACACACCGGGCAAAAATATGAACCCAGTTATCCTTTTAAACACTCAGACAAGACCCTATGGATTGGGCCTTAATTATGGATCTGTACCTTACAGCAGTGTATTCAATCAAGGACTTGGAATTTCGGGGATGGGAGCAACTCAAGGATTCAGGACTGGTTTTACACATGTCCCAAGCAGATACGGAACTGGCACTCGAGGTCAACCCCAGCCATAA